The nucleotide window CGGTCGCGCTTACGTTCGCGCCGTACGCGTCGCATCTGCTGGTGATCGGTCCGCGGGATCGCATCGCTGAGTATGAGGCGGCGGGTGACGAGCGGCGGGCGGATCCCATTGCGCTCGATGCGGGCGGATTATGGAGCGTCGCGGCCGAGTCGCCGAACGCGCTCAGACTCGATGCGTTCGAGCTCGCGGTGGAGCCGGAAGGCGGAGCGAACGCAGGCACGGTCGTGCAAGCGAAAACGTTCATCGATCAATGCGAGGATATCGCGAAAGAGCAGCGTCTTCCGTTAGCGTTCCATCAAATTTTCGGCACGCCGATGAAAATGCATGCGGCGTATCCGCTGCCTGTCCGTTACACGGTCCGATTCGACGTCGAGACGATGCCGGCCGGCGGTTGCTTCCTGCTGAAAGATCGCGGAGCGATTTCGGGAGAGCACGCGATTCGGATCAACGGCCGGGAGCTCCCCGCGGACGCGTTCGAGCCGACGATGTTGTACGATCGCGCGAACGAGCGGGCCGATATTCGCTCGTATTTGCAGCCGGGCGTCAATACGCTCGTCGTCGACGTCGTCGTGGCGCACGACTGGGACGGCGTGACGGACGCGCTGTATATTTGCGGCGATTTCGGGGTGTTCCGCAGCGCCTCGTCGGGGCTGCCGGCAATATGCGACGCGCCTAAGCAGCTGCCGCTGTCGGGCGGGCCGTTATCCGGATTCCCGCATTTCGCGGGGACGCTTACGTTCCGGAAAGAGATCGAGTTGGACGAGCCGCCCGCAAGCGGGACGGTCACGCTCCGGTTCCGGGAGTGGGATGCGTCGTTCCACGACTGCGCGGAGCTGTTCGTCAACGGCGTCAGCTTCGGCGCGCGGCCGTGGACGCCGTACGAGTGGAGCGGGGAGGCGTCGGCGTTCCGTCCGGGACGCAACGTCATCGAAGTGAAGGTGACGACTTCGTTGATCGGATTGCTGGAAGGCAAACGGTTCCGCTACGACACGCATACGTTGGAGCCGGCGCTGCCGTAAAGCAGACCGTAAGCATAGAGAGGCGATCGCAATCCGGTTTCCACCGGGTCGCGGTCGCCGTTTTATCTTTTGAACAATTTAAAAAAGGAGCCCGGAGGCTCCTTTGCAGCGGTACAAACTTAAAACTTCACCAAGCCGTCGACGTTCACCGGCAGGCCGGTGCGCATCGAAATGTTGCCGGCGATGCCCGTGAGAATCGACATCGCACCGTCGACGTGGGACGCCGCGCGGTGGTACGGATCCGGCTCCGGCGTGCCGAACAGGTCGTTCAGCAGGATCGGGTCGCCGCCTCCGTGGCCGCCGACGCCTTCTTCGATCTCCGCTTCGTACGCTTCGCCGAACATCGGGATGACGGTAATGCTCTTGGCTTTAAGCGCGCCTTCGTCTTCCTTCTTGCCGCCGGAGTTGACGTAGGACTTCTCGACGATTTTCATCTCGATGCGGCCTTTCGTCCCGTTGAAGTTGACCTGGAACCCTTCCCACGGCATGTAGCAGTTCAAGGAGTACGTGAGAATCGTTTTGTTCCGGTATCGAACGAGGACGCCCATCGTGTCTTCGATGGAGATGCCGTCGCCGAACACGCTTTGGTCGCGGTAGTAGCCGTCTTCATGCTCCGCGTCGGCGTACAACCCTTTCAGCTGCTCGCTCTTCTCGAGGTCGAGGGCGAACGGGTCGCTTTTCGCGATTTCGCTGCCGCGCGCCCGGTTGTAGAACTCCGTTACGCCGCGCTTTTCCGCGTTTTCTTTGCCGTAGAACATGAGCGAGCCTTGGGCGAACACCGTTTGCGGCTGACTGCCGAGCCAGAAGTTCACGAGGTCGAAATGGTGCGTCGACTTATGCACGAGCATGCCGCCGCTGTTGCGCTTGTCGCGGTGCCATCTGCGGAAGTAGTCCGCGCCGTGCTCCGTGTTGAGCAGCCATTCGAAG belongs to Paenibacillus sp. and includes:
- a CDS encoding Gfo/Idh/MocA family oxidoreductase, with the translated sequence MKKRYALIGTGGRAIFFYGALAKDFRDTSELVAFCDTNQTRMNYANKLLTTKFEHHAVPTYKANQFEDMIRETKPDVVIVTTVDRTHHTYIVKAMELGCDVISEKPMTVDEEKCQEILDAVKRTGKELRVTFNYRYAPHNTKIRELIMNGAIGDVTSIHFEWLLNTEHGADYFRRWHRDKRNSGGMLVHKSTHHFDLVNFWLGSQPQTVFAQGSLMFYGKENAEKRGVTEFYNRARGSEIAKSDPFALDLEKSEQLKGLYADAEHEDGYYRDQSVFGDGISIEDTMGVLVRYRNKTILTYSLNCYMPWEGFQVNFNGTKGRIEMKIVEKSYVNSGGKKEDEGALKAKSITVIPMFGEAYEAEIEEGVGGHGGGDPILLNDLFGTPEPDPYHRAASHVDGAMSILTGIAGNISMRTGLPVNVDGLVKF